The following coding sequences lie in one Arabidopsis thaliana chromosome 3, partial sequence genomic window:
- a CDS encoding uncharacterized protein (unknown protein; FUNCTIONS IN: molecular_function unknown; INVOLVED IN: biological_process unknown; LOCATED IN: endomembrane system; Has 4 Blast hits to 4 proteins in 1 species: Archae - 0; Bacteria - 0; Metazoa - 0; Fungi - 0; Plants - 4; Viruses - 0; Other Eukaryotes - 0 (source: NCBI BLink).), with protein MRQSIKENQSLLEKIPMMAVEQVCPHRLVVQDISLSRRQQGFDFPWG; from the exons ATGAGGCAATCTATCaaggaaa aCCAATCACTTCTTGAAAAGATTCC TATGATGGCGGTTGAGCAAGTATGCCCCCATCGTCTAGTGGTTCAGGACATCTCTCTTTCAAGGAGGCAGCAGGGATTCGACTTCCCCTGGGGGTAG